From Rhododendron vialii isolate Sample 1 chromosome 7a, ASM3025357v1:
TCTATCCTTCAACATACTGTCAAGTTCTGGATCATCTCTGTAATAGATTAGATACATAGACATTAGAAAGTACTTAAAAAAGAACATACATTATAGAGAAATAGCGAAAGTTATCAAATTAttagcttttcaaaaaaaataattcaattcttaacaaaaaaaagaatgaattcCCGTTGCTATGATTCATTGGTTTACCTTGTCCGTGCAAAGGGTTTGTCCTTCTCAAGTTCTAGTTCCAGTTGCCTCGTTTCAGCTTCCCGCTTTTGAGCCAAGCCCTTCCCCCACTCCAATTTTATCTCCTGATCAAGGCATTGTTTTAATTATAAAAATCACAAATACAAAGACGCATTTCCTAGCAATATTTCTTTTGGTTATTTGTTACAAATTGCAAGCGTTAAACGGAATGGCACAGGACCTTTAAGAATATTTATGCATCGGATAGCAATAGCTATGTAATGATTCTAAGAGACAATTGCAGCTCCAGAGATTTACCAAACAGTACCCCACAGTTGCAGCATATAATAAGGTAGATGAAGGAAAACCAGCTATAGTAGACGTGGCTAATCCTAGTGGCTCCAACAACTAAAGTCCAGTTAGTTATTGGTATGCTCAGACAGCGACAAAATTATTTGTTTCAATCCAATTCCAATATTTTCATTTCAAGTTGCAAAGCATGTAGGACACAACCTGCTAATGAGGTCATCAACTTTATGCACATATTATCTGTCTGCTCATAGTCTCATCCCCCAAGCATTTAACATAATACTCAACAATCACGGAATAAGATAGACAACCCAAGGTAATTAGCaacccaaaatcaaaattttcatccatgTGAATGTGATAGACTGTGATATAATAAAATGATAGTGCGTTGATCCATAAATCTCTCGAGTATTTTCCTAGAGCTGCGATACTGTTACTTTATCCTCCATGATTATATGACCTAAAATCTCCATATTAAGGGTACATAAGGCTCAAGCTACAAATAGATCAGGAGTAATTTTTCCTAAGAATTAAGCACAATTACACTCATAAGAATCAGGAAAAGTGCACATTCGGAGGTCAGATATctgaaatttaaatgaaaatctAATAGAACCAAGACTAGATGCTAGATAGAAGTACCATCTAGAAGAATCCAAACACGAAAAAGTAAGCACGCTACCTTAGGCTTTTCATCCTTTTTTGTTGCTTTCAGTAACTCGTCCTTTGATATGCGTTCTCCTGCAAAAGGATCGAGTGAGAACAAGACAAAAGCAAGCATGAGTTGCCAAAGAAAGAATAACCAACTAAGGATGCTTTTTGCACCTGTTGCTCTGTCACGGTATACAGGTTCAGCACCTCGACCACTTACAGAAGGATCCATATCTTTAAACCTACAGTAATATAAATAATTAGGTTAAAATAAGCTATTATCAACTGGAAATTATATCCTACaagaagataaaagaaaaatacaacagGAAGAAAACGCACCACCTACACATTGGTGACttcattttaagaaaataatggcacaaaaatttatttttccatgCAGAAAAATAATTTCCATTAGTGCAACaagaaatttaaagaaaaataaactcaaaGTCTACTATCCAACACTGATTTGACTTTGGCTTAAAAACAAGGTCAAACAGAACAAGCACGGTTGGAAGAATCATCTCACAATATATTCTTTCTGCATCAGTAAATTTCTTAAGCTTCCAACACAAAACAACTAGTTAAGCATCGTTTGTTGACAACGAAAGAGAAGGAGGCTTCTAGGAGGAGTTTAAGATGATTTGACACTGAGAGAAACATCACAATCAGAGAGAAGGAAAACCAGAAGTTAGCTACTTTTTTCGAGAAACGTTCAGTTAAGTGTCTTCGAAGCTATAGAGTTGTCCATCTGGAACAGCTCATTTCAATCACTAAACTAGTGATTCAAAGATAGGGTTTAGCCTTCGGAAATACAAACCATCGTCACCCAACTTCCAATCAACTTTGGCTTAAGCAGCAACATCCGCCCAACTAATCTCAACAATATTCCTTTCGTAGGTGTGTATGAATTATCTACACTGAACAAGTTCATGTAACATATGTACCCATTTCATTGACCAACACACATACCAAACATCAAGAGTGTGACAACCCCAAAGGGAAATGCAGAAACATTAACTTGAAAACAGAATCAGTTACCTCTTCCAATCATCTTTCTTTGTTCGAGCAATCTCTTCTTTGATATCTTGGCCTGTTACTAAACCAGTTTTCGGTTGCTCTTTAAGGGAAACTGATTCTTTTCGGGTATTCCGCCCTGAAGATACAATTGAAGCATCAGCTCCATTTGACCGGCGATTTGACCGTGGCGGAGAGAGATCACCTGATGCGGGCCTATCCATCTCTGACTTTTGAGGACGAGGTCGGCGAGGGGGGGAAGAATCAAGATTTGGACGCTTCATTCCAGGTTCGGACGATGAAGTATAACGACGTTGTTTCCGCGGTGGCGACAGATCACTAACCTCCCTGCCAGACTTTGATGCTTGGGGATGGGGTTCTGGTGAAGGTGTGTCATTCCTCGCTCTCCTCTTACGCGGAGGAGAGATGTCAGCATCTTGATCATTCGGGTTCAAACGTTTAGGAACTGATCCGGAAGAATGTAGAGCTTCTGTTTCAGGTTCTGGCAATGGACTATGAAAACGTCTCCGTAACTGTCGCGGTGGTGACAAATCCGGATCCAGAGAAGGTGTGTCAGTCTGAACCCTATGTCTACGAGGCGGAGATATATCCAAATTTTCCTCCTCTGAATTGAATTGGGTAGGAACATCAGAGACTGGAACCCAACCGCTACCATCTTCAGAAATGGCACCAAATGGGCGCCTCAACTTAAGCTGCTCTAGTCTCTTCATCCGTTTGACTTCGATATCTTCATCAACCATGGGCTTCTCTTCATCTACATCAGTCCTCAAAAGTCAATTAACCCAATCAAAGAAATTATTCACCAAGTGGAGAACTACATCAGAGATGAGACATATTTTGATCACTTACCCGCAGaatcatcttcatcttcctcaAGGTTTACAGGTTTTTGCCAAACAGGGTCTTCATCGACAACAACAACTCCCAATGCATCAGGTTtagatttcttctttttcttcctctttttcttctcctcttcaaCCTTATTCTCATATCTTTTCAGATATTCCTTGAGTGATGCAGACTTTGAAGTAGCAGCCGCCATTGTCTGTTCTCTCAATTACCTTCCTGATTCAATTGTGAATGCAGAGATTACTAGACATTCATCAGCAATCGCCCCCAACTTTGAAAGAAGGAAGAGCAGGCCTGATAATAATAGGGTTTATTAGAGAgaccttttgaaaaaaattcctcttcttttttatataaGTAATAAATTTATTGAACCCCCACATTAATACTGCCAACGAAATGCGCAAAAGATAAACCAAAGTTGTCAATCTCATACCAGCAAGTGTACTATTTTCTCAACTAGGATGGTACGTACCGGTAACGGCGTCTATCTCAGTACCGTTCCGAGTTGACCGCAacatatatttaatatatttacAAGAAACCAAAAACCTTAAAGTAGAGAAGTAAATAAATTCTAACACTTTGATATGCCTTAACATTAGTCCTAATAACAAATTAAGACAGTTAACATATTATAGACTCCAAATTTTGTAAAACTATCTTAAAATTCAagcatttttaaaagaaaaaataagcaATTTTTTCTACCGGCTGTGATTCCGGTACAAACCCGGAACCAACTGGTACACCTGCTATAGGACAGTATTTGGGGCAGTATGGAACACCTAGGTATGTGCAAGGACGGACCCAATATGCGACACGTGGGATCACGTGCCCCCACGGCCCCACCcaaatccttttctttcttttcttttttttttttgtatgtgttATAGTAGCTCTTTATATCAGAGTACTGAAGgtttcaaagaagaagaattgttTGTCTGCTCTTCACACTGCCACGACCGGACTCCATAGCACCACCACATCCACCGCTActcacccacccacccacctgGCCACCTCCTAAATATGTGCGTACCTAGCATATAAGTATATCCTTAAAAATTAGGACTATAACCTTATCCTTGATCCTTTGAGAGAACTAGGCCTTTTAATGTATTTTTGTAGCCTCGCTTGTAAAATGTTTACTTGATCATTAGTAAGGCTTTTCGTCTAACTAGGTAGGAGTATTTAATTTGTGTAAAAGacaagagaaattggaaaacgGATGTCCgggcgcacctcgactaattttggggtGCTGAAGTTAATGACCGGGCAACCTCCAGTGACCctaagatttgaaatgtttcgCTTTCGTGGTATTCGAGCTTGCGAACTTGTGAGGGACGAGCCATTTAATTACTTTCTCATACACACTTGGCCAAATTTCTTTCACTCGGCCAAATTTCTTTGGGTTGAAATATCTTTTTGTTCGGGAAAAAACGTGGAAAACGTATATTCATTTAAGAAACTTTATGCAAACATATAGATTATAAACTTTTATTCACTACTGAATATTTGGGCTTGAATCTtatgtttgttattttttcccTCAAGATTACAAAAAAATTGTGGCCCCAGTGTGTCAATTTTCTGGGTCCGCCACTAGGTATGTGTACCGGTACAGGACGGGATTGCAACATTGAGATAAACAGAGAGCTTTTCTTATGACTGTCactaaaaaattgaaagcaGTGAGGAACAATCAAGAACCAAAAGCCAAAGACAACCAAGGAACTCTTAGGTAACATGGGCAATAAGGATTTGCAAAATCCCTAACAAATACACGCACacttatatatgtgtgtatatgaatatatatatatatatatatatatatatatatagagagagagagagagagagagagagagagagagagagagagagagagaccttggtggtGCAGTGGTAGGATGCCGGTGGGTGCGGTGGTGGATGGAGGACGGGGTTCTCGTCTGTTGGCAGTTGCCGcggggtgagagagaggggtttttaATGGGGTACGCGATTTGGGGTTCCCCTTCTGCAATCTGGGAATGCCGAGGTCCAAAGCATTAAACTCGCCTTCGGGAAGAACGAATCTACCAGCTTCAAAGCGCGAGTTATGAGTTGTTGTTCCTCTGATAAAAGAACTTTCTGGACTTTTAGGCTATCTTTGGAACctaaggaaaggaaaataaaggaaaataaaaatgagaggaaaataggaggaaaaatttactattcaatacatttaaaattcttattttcttccctctttctcttcaaaccaaacaatggaaaggaaatttttttaattttcctttcttttccttttctttcctttccacaGGTTTCAAACAGagctttttttggttttcccgATTCATCCATCAATCGAAACAATTGGCGAGAGGGgtaataatttttacttttacttttactttttaTGGCCTTATTCGTTTGGtaattttgggtattttagttttggtagtgagtGGTGAGAGATAAGAtagtgagtggagagagaggtaataattggaaagataggtaatgagtggagagagatagagagagaaataaaattaataattgaaaaaataggataatgattggaaaacaaaattaaaacaaagtaaaatttgaaaacgaacaaggcctataacttttatccaaatatttcaaaaaataatcatttccaagcaaaaaaaaaaaaaagaagtcaaaaagtTGGTTTTTCTTGGCTTAAaattggatatttccaaaaatatttacctatccaaatatttcaaaaaataatcatttccagcaaaaaaaaaaaaaaagtcataaagTTGGTTTTTCTTGGCTTAAaattggatatttccaaaaatatttaggtaagagtaaaaaatatttccaaaaatatctGATTACTCCCgtcgagataaatcaataattcacaaaagtttgacataaaactaacaaatgtaatttttttccaaataaagaTAAGCTCTAAAAAGTGCTAAAAGTTAAGGAGATCAGCGTCTTAAGCCGAACAAATTGCATCTTCAAGGCCTGATTTTGCTTAAGATAAGTCCACCCCATCCCTTTCTCTCCCTCTATTCATCGATAAATATTTTAGTGTCTTGGGACACCCAACACTTTTATCCACACCACATATTTGTATAGGGTTCATACACTTAGTATTAGGCCTCAGAAAAAAGTGGTAGATAAGGGTGGCTAAAAGTGGTAGATAAGGGTGCTAGGCCACCGCGAATCACCAAATAAATTTTCCCATTCCCACCCGTCCTCCTGCCGCAGTCTAATATTTCTTTGTCTTTGATGAATTAATTTCTGTTGtttgtagtaatattttttctattttagatTCATATAATGAAAGATGAATCGAAAATGAAAAAGATCCTTCGAAAAAATAACAATTGGAAGAAAAATTAATCCAATAATCATTTGTATGAGTATCCACCAATTTCACACTTACATTTGGTTGAGCTGCCCTAAAAATCTGTACCATGGAGAAGGTGTTGAATACACAGCAAGAAGAGGTTCAATCCAATCCTCAGTTAGCATGCATATTCATGAGAATCAAATTTTCTTCAGTTAACCACCTTTGTATTTTTTGTCTCGTTGTATTTTGTTCGTtgttttatttgtaatttttttctgaTTGATATAACTGGTATGATcgaaaaaaatttcctcaatTGCCACGCgtaaactacaaaaaaaaaaaaaagagtcaaaaataCGATTAGACCTGCCTTCAGCTGAGACACAAGGCTAATTTTCTTTCCTCAGTTGCCCTTCGTGGCTCCTCTGCTTCCACACCATTAACACATtactcattttcttcttgttggaCAGAATCTGCACTTCGAAGCAAGCTGATCGAATCTATTTTAACTTCTCCTACTCATTCTTATCTGTTGCTATTGCCGCATTGGCAACGGCCTGAACAGCGTCTTCTGACAATGACGGCGCAGCCTTGTTGCTTGATCAAGTTATCGTAGCAGCCGGTGCAGAAATAACTAACTTTCCTACTGGTGGTCTGGTGGAACCATTAGGTGGCTTGGAGGATTCATCTAGATATGCTTTGTTCCCATTCTGATCAGAGCAAGGGACATATTgctgggttttgttttttgtttttgtttttttttgtgtggacaaAATGGTAATAACTTCATTGATAGAAAACAGAAATACACAAGATAATCACTTAGAAATAGCATTGGCGCATAatcaaaagactagaaagcCACAGATAAACATGCAAGAATGCCAAAAAACCATCAGGTGTTCAAGTTTAAATGGGTTTGGTGTTCAAAGTTGATTTGAATAACAATGGACTGACCTTCGAATTATACAGATTATCACGAATAGGAAGAATGCTCATTGGAATACCCTTACGGCTCAATGTAGAGCCACCAATGATTACCTGATTAACAAGATGCATAGTTTGGCAAAGGGATTTATACGGCATATCGATAAACTAAGACTTAACTTGAAATTCATCCCTTGATTACTTCAGATATCACAGGCATATCATTGCCAGAGTTTGAAAACACCAATACTTGCACAAGAGTCTCCACACTTGAGTACTAGAGTACAAGACAGGaaatagaaactaaaatgaCAATTCAATAGAGAGAACTTGGGCAAGCAACAAGCTTCAAATGTATCCACAAACCATACCTTCCCTGTGCTTATGACACATTATCGTCGATGCTCGACGGGAGATTTAGAGATTCTCATGCACGCCAGTTCATGAGTTTGCAAGATCAGCATTCAGCATAAATTAAGTTTGCCCATGAAAATTATGCAAATCCACAATTACCTTTTGGTAAACCTCAAAACTTGATGGAACAGATTGTTGATGAACTCTTGTTCACAGAATCCAAACTAGTTAGTTAGACAAGTTTCCCAGCACCAGCAGATGAGTTTATATATCCTAAGGTTGCACAATTCTTAATAGGTGATGTCTCTCCTCCCATCTCTCTCAATAACATCAACAAATATCAACATCTACCTATATCTAGGTACAAAAATTCACATAACTACTAAAGTAACATATTCTCAAGTAGTCAAGTGTCACAACCATCACCAAATGCAGAACAATCAAAGCCAACCCCAACCtcccaaaaagaaaatactataTTAACGTAATGGTCACCGACAGATAAAATCCAACTCAGATTCAAAAAACTCAATGGCATCAAAAGACTATCtcttaatgaaaatttgatgaaaatttGATGCATAAAGAAGTAAAATTTAGGATACCAGGCCAAGTGCATCTGCAGGAGAAACACACATCACAAGCACTGTAAAATTTTCAATCTGGGCCCCTGAATTCCGCGGCCCAATGTAGCCCAAGTAGTTGACAGAGGTGAAAAATTTTACAATGAAAACTGTGAACAGGAAACTAGCTTGGTCACACAATCGACAATTACATGGTGGTCTTCATCAAGCAGATGTGGAACGAAAGATGCAGAAATCAGGTGACCAAGAAACTATGCACTGTATGAATTGAAGTAGCTTTGTAACCGTGTTGAAGACCAGTTCAACTTCTAGCGCTGATATTGGCATTCTTCGACGTCTGTAACCCCTTTCTTCAGCAGATAAGTTCTCCCTTGAATACGTTTGCTTCATATCCTGCCAAAACCACAAGGATTTATAGATTAAGGAGATACAGAGTTAAAAAGCACAGACATACCACCATAAGTACAACTGCCAAtggagaaaaatataaaacaaaaccTTATTGAAACGTCACAATTTTATCAGTTGCCAAAGAGCCACTTTTTTTAAAGCAACTACCAACTCTTCCACTCTGAAGTTTGGAATCATAAATGCATATGACAAAGAATGTGCCCATCGGTTAAATGAATTGTCTCAGAAGTTCAATTGCTGCTGTATGGTTCTTATGACATAATATTGCAAGGAGGGTGTTTTGCAAGGATGACATAGAAACAAACAATTTAACTGCTGCTATGTGCAGGATTTTGTATAGTCCTGTTTCTAAGTAGCTTCAATCAGATTTAAAGGAGCTAGAGGATTTTCATATCGCCAAGCATTGACTGTCTTTCAGGTTTTGTTGGCCACAAAGTACCAATGATTCAACCTAGAGGCCACCACAATTGGATTGAACGGCAGAACTATGCTTTGGCCGTGGTCCCCCTTCATTTTTTTGCGTGTTGCCCTCTTTATATGCATTTATGTGTGGTTAGGGTAGTATGCTGCAAGTTTTCAAGCATGACTGGCCCCTCCCACACCTGAATATTTAACAACTTTAATTAGGGGTCAATAAGTAACTAATCAAAGCAAAATGTCCTCCTGCCTATTTGGAACTCTCCCACCTGACTTACAAGGTTTTGCTCCTCCGAAATGAAATCGTAGTTCCACGCATGATGAGATTGGTATAGGAGATTTACTTAGCCTTATCAGTCTTACCACAAACACAGTATCTTATGAATCCTCAACAATAAGAATATCTGGAGTTAAGTCTATACTTATCAAGCCTGATTGATTTACGAGCAAAAAATCTAATGAACATTTACTGAAATCCTCCATGAACGAAAATTCAGCATTCACCTTCACCTGCTTAAAGATTAGCAAGAGCCGGAGCTGGAAGAATACACACACTGCCTATTCGGGACACTGAAAACAGAGGTTATGCTGAGACAGATCCAAGTCTCCAAAATTACCTCTAATCGATTACttcaaactaaactaaattgGTAAAATACCTAAAAGAGGCCCAGTTCTAAGATAGCCGCAGACATTGATCGGTACCTCTCATTGACAGGGAAAAAAGCAACCTCTATTTATTCCAGAGGCTCCACTAGACAGTGTAACTAATGGATGAAGTCCTAGACACTACAATAGTTAGTTCCAGTATTACCCATCACTCTGTCAATCCACTTGGTTCCAGACTAGGCACGACCCAAGATCATCGTTCCCGTTAGTTACCGAAGATTGAAAACTTTCTCAGGCCTATCTCATGCAcagtatgaaaaaaaaaaattcttaaatccAGAATtcatatttacccaaaaaacacTTGGCAAGCGGAAAACTTATTCCCAATTTCGATTACCACCTTCAAAAACACAGCAATACATCCTAAGATCTCTGCCTAATCCTAGTCATTTGAAGTCTCTATGATTGCGATACCTGATCAATATGATATAGGTGTAAGTATTCACATGGGAAAAAAGTTCGAAACGGGAAAAGGGAAATTTAGCATCTGAATGAATGAAAAGGGGTGAAAGTGAAAACAAACCGTTGCAACTCCATCCCAGTGTCTCCCAGGTTTGATTCCATAGCGATTTTGGGGACCATCCAGCTTCCTTCTTATCCAGCTCTGAGTAGGAATTTCTTGAGGTATCCGAAATCCGGATTCTTTCATTCATATCCTCGTCTTCCCCTAGATCCGGTAGGACAAGTTCCGAATACAAAAACAAGGGGGCGAATTCTATGAAATTTAATATTGTTATGTGTGTGACAATTTTCGTGCATAGCACGGGTTCGATGCTAGTTGTTTTCAACATAAAATTTCCCAGAAATTTGATTCATGATAATCGTTATCCTATTCCTACCCAAGAAAATTCCTAAAAATTTATTTCCTAATAATTATATTCCTATTCCAACTAAGATTCTGGTCCTGCAAATATAAAGTGAGACTATTCAGTACTCTTGCTCTTGGAGTACCAGAATACTTGCCCACCACGCATTAAACGTCGGAGTCACATACTTTGTTATACAATCCAGCCATAgcctgatctctctctctctctctctctctctctctctctctctctctctctctctctctgcgcgcaCGAAGAACATGTCGCAAACTCTGTCCGTCTATCGCCCATCTGAAGAACAGATCGAAGATAGCAAGTTCGAAATTCAAAATACTCGAAAAGATTTGTGAAAGGTTTATTTGTCATCCCTCCATGTTTTGTATGCAAAATCTGAAATTTGTATCCAAAAGTTCTCTGTTTCGTACTCAAAATCTGGATTCATAGAAACCGACCAAACCGAACCAATAATACTCAAACCGAACTGGTCGGTTCGGTGAGAAAACACGCCAATGACCAAGAACAGATCACACAGAGGCACATGCCGGGGATGCGATCGACGAATGAAAGTATCTGAACTTAAGAAAATTTGTTCGAGGCCTGATTTGGTAGAGGTTTGGGATGTGACTTCTGCTCACCCTAAGTTATTGGTGTTTCTCAAATCGCATCGGAACTCTGTACCCGTGCCACGACATTGGAGGAGTCATCAGAGAAAGTATTTGCAGGGGAAGCATGGTATTGAGAAACAGCCTTTTCAACTCCCTGATTTTATTGCTGCTACGGGGATTGACAAAATCAGGGAGGGCTACATTCAGAAACAAGAGAAGCTTAAACAGAAGCAAAGTGAGAAGATGATGCATCCAAAGATGGGGAGAACTGATATCGATTATCGGGTTCTCCATGATGCGTTTCTCAAGTACCAAAAGAAGCCGAATTTGACAGCACACGGCGATATCTATTACCAAGGAAAAGAGTTTGAGGTCGAGCTAACGAGAGAGATGAAGCCTGGGATGCAACTATCACAGCTATTGAAAGAAGCAATTGGTATGATACGAGGCGGCGCTCCTCCCCCGTGGCTCATCAGTATGCAGAGACATGGTCCACCTCCTTCTTATCCAAACTTGAAAATTCCTGGGGTGAATGCTCCTATTCCTCCCGGTGCTAGTTATGGTTATCATCCCGGAGGTTTGGGCAAACCTCCTGTCAGTGAATACGGGGATGTCTTTGGGGTTCAACACCAGTACAACCAGGAGGAAAAATTAGTCGGCAACACCAAGCATTGGGGTgatttggaagaagaagaagaggaggagctGGTGTCAGAACAGACCGAGGAAGAGGAACAGACCGGGGGAGAGGAATCAGAGGCCAACATTCAATCTGTTGGCATTGAGACACCGGATGTTATTGATCTTCGCAAGAGGCCAAGAACAGAGCCAGATAAGTATCTTTATCGAGTACTTGACAAAAAGGATGAAAGGATTGCTCCGGGGACCTTACTTGGAACACCTCATGTATATGTCGTTGGCAGCTCTGGCACTCAAGACAAGACTGCTGCCAAAGGGGTTGATTAATTGTTGCAGCGTCGGAAATCAGATGGGGTTGATGTCACATTACAACCGGAAGAGTTGGAAGTAATGGACGATGCTTTGCCTGCAAAGTATGAGCTAgtgagggaggaggaggaggaggtggagaagCTGCGTAGTCTGCCAGAGGACTTCAGCGACATGGTTGCTAAGTATGATAAgtatatgaataaaaaaaaggcaGGAAAAACAGGGCAAGTTGAGGAGAAATCATATCAGGTTCTAGGATTTTTTGCTTTTGCCATCGCATGTTTGAACGTTTGGCTGCTGGCCTGTATTTTTGTTTACTTCTCTAGTTATAATTATAACTTGTTGAGTAATTTGGAGCTGAGGGCTGAAATCCAAATTCATCCTCTATAACCTTCCAGCCTTACTAAGCTGGATTGTGTGATTTTCCCTTATATATGAAATAGTTTGAATAAACTAtgcatatttttcttttcaatacaGTTTCGATTTTCAGCATATAAGTAACCCAGTACTTCCATCAAGAATAAAGCAGGTGTTCCACACGTTGAATGAGGGCAGCAGTTTATTGCACGAGGTGAATAGTACATCACGTGCTTGTTGCCTGTGCCATTTATAATACAACATGTTATGTACCGGTGTTATCACCTTATCATGACGTGAATTATACATTTATAATACAACATGTTATGTACCGGTGTTGTTATCTTATCATGACGCGAATTATACATCACTTGCTTGTTGATTGTACCATTTACAGTACAACATGCAAATGCACAGGTACTATCACTTTCCAAACAAGAAATACACTTGTATACTGGTCTCAGTTGGTATTCTGCTACGAAGGCCCATGTTTTTTAAACTACTGAGGGAAAAGACTCCTGTATTTCTTATGATGGCCTCAGTCCAGGCAACTGCAACTTGACAAACCAACAATGGTTAGGCTGCTAGTGGTGTGGTAAACCTTTCCTAAAATAAGGTTGTCCTTCGTTTCACATTTGTCAGGTTTTTGTTAAACATACTTCATAGCGTCTGATCTTTA
This genomic window contains:
- the LOC131333685 gene encoding uncharacterized protein LOC131333685, with amino-acid sequence MAAATSKSASLKEYLKRYENKVEEEKKKRKKKKKSKPDALGVVVVDEDPVWQKPVNLEEDEDDSADEEKPMVDEDIEVKRMKRLEQLKLRRPFGAISEDGSGWVPVSDVPTQFNSEEENLDISPPRRHRVQTDTPSLDPDLSPPRQLRRRFHSPLPEPETEALHSSGSVPKRLNPNDQDADISPPRKRRARNDTPSPEPHPQASKSGREVSDLSPPRKQRRYTSSSEPGMKRPNLDSSPPRRPRPQKSEMDRPASGDLSPPRSNRRSNGADASIVSSGRNTRKESVSLKEQPKTGLVTGQDIKEEIARTKKDDWKRFKDMDPSVSGRGAEPVYRDRATGERISKDELLKATKKDEKPKEIKLEWGKGLAQKREAETRQLELELEKDKPFARTRDDPELDSMLKDRLRWGDPMAHLVKKKHSELLLPDLGDDDKMKESGFVIPQDIPSHSWIKRGLDAAPNRYGIKPGRHWDGVDRSNGFEKKMFTRMNEKQATEREAYLWSVSDM
- the LOC131333730 gene encoding uncharacterized protein LOC131333730 — translated: MKESGFRIPQEIPTQSWIRRKLDGPQNRYGIKPGRHWDGVATDMKQTYSRENLSAEERGYRRRRMPISALEVELVFNTVTKLLQFIQCIVSWSPDFCIFRSTSA